One segment of Panicum virgatum strain AP13 chromosome 3K, P.virgatum_v5, whole genome shotgun sequence DNA contains the following:
- the LOC120699603 gene encoding protein DETOXIFICATION 33-like, producing MFQNVPAKMKRLVSKSWEESRLLWQVAFPAILTEVFQFSIGFVTTAFVGHLGEVELAAVTVVENILEGFAFGVLFGMGSALDTLCGQAVGAGQLDMLGVYTQQSWLVCGAAAAALAPAYALVSPILRSLLRQPRDVSAAAGPYARWALPRLLAHAANYPLLKFFQTQSEVWPVAAISGASLAAHAALTYAAVRRLGLGLRGAAMSGNISHWLIVVAQFVYMARAGRFQDSWKGFSIRAFRNLGAFVKLSLASAVMICLEVWYYAALLILVGLLKNAKLQLDIMSVCINYEFWTMMVALGFSTAISVRVSNELGANRPKVAQFSVVVAASTSAFVGATFMAVFLVWRTSLPKFFSDSEEVIHGASRLGYLLAVTVFLSSIWPLLSGVAVGSGAQVLVAFVNVGSYYLVGIPLGVLFGFKLKLGTLGIWMGMLTGTSLQIAILLFIIVRMKWERQSMLAIERITEWGAKNNDRELMASVHTNDQMGLASSE from the exons ATGTTCCAAAATGTTCCAGCCAAAATGAAGAGGCTTGTGAGCAAGAGCTGGGAGGAGTCGAGGCTGCTATGGCAGGTCGCCTTCCCAGCGATCCTCACCGAGGTGTTCCAGTTTTCCATCGGCTTCGTCACCACCGCTTTCGTCGGCCACCTCGGCGAagtcgagctcgccgccgtcacCGTCGTGGAGAACATCCTGGAGGGCTTTGCTTTCGGCGTCCTG TTCGGCATGGGGAGCGCGCTGGACACGCTGTGCGGGCAGGCCGTGGGCGCCGGGCAGCTCGACATGCTGGGCGTCTACACCCAGCAGTCGTGGCTCGtctgcggcgccgcggcggcggcgctcgcgccgGCGTACGCCCTGGTCTCGCCGATCCTGCGCTCCCTCCTCCGCCAGCCCCGCGAcgtgtccgccgccgccgggccgtaCGCCCGGTGGGCGCTCCCGCGGCTGCTCGCCCACGCGGCCAACTACCCGCTGCTCAAGTTCTTCCAGACCCAGAGCGAGGTCTGGCCCGTGGCCGCCATCTCCGGCGCGTCgctcgccgcccacgccgcgctcacctacgccgccgtgcgccggctTGGGCTCGGCCTGCGCGGGGCCGCCATGTCCGGCAACATCTCCCACTGGCTCATCGTCGTCGCGCAGTTCGTGTACATGGCCCGAGCAGGCCGGTTTCAGGATTCGTGGAAGGGCTTCTCGATTCGCGCGTTCAGGAACCTCGGCGCCTTCGTCAAGCTCTCGCTGGCGTCGGCTGTCATGATCTG CTTGGAGGTTTGGTATTACGCGGCACTGCTCATTCTCGTGGGTCTCCTGAAGAATGCCAAGCTCCAGCTTGACATCATGTCAGTTTG CATCAACTACGAGTTCTGGACCATGATGGTGGCACTGGGTTTCAGCACAGCAATCAG CGTGAGGGTGTCGAATGAGCTGGGCGCAAACAGGCCCAAGGTAGCACAATTCTCGGTCGTTGTTGCAGCATCAACATCGGCCTTCGTCGGAGCAACTTTCATGGCCGTCTTCCTCGTTTGGAGGACTAGCTTGCCCAAGTTCTTCAGCGACAGCGAAGAGGTGATTCATGGAGCCTCCAGATTAGGGTATCTTCTCGCTGTGACTGTCTTTTTAAGCAGCATCTGGCCTCTACTATCAG GTGTGGCGGTAGGGTCAGGGGCGCAAGTGCTTGTTGCGTTCGTAAACGTTGGCAGCTACTACTTGGTGGGAATTCCATTGGGGGTCCTGTTTGGCTTCAAGCTAAAACTCGGTACACTG GGGATATGGATGGGCATGTTGACAGGGACTTCACTCCAAATAGCCATACTTCTTTTCATTATCGTCAGAATGAAGTGGGAGAGACAG TCGATGCTTGCTATTGAAAGGATTACAGAGTGGGGAGCAAAGAACAATGACCGGGAACTGATGGCATCTGTACATACAAATGATCAGATGGGTCTTGCAAGTAGTGAATAA
- the LOC120699604 gene encoding protein CLT2, chloroplastic-like, with translation MDSSPAAAAAASAAVVALAVANRVLYKLALVPLKAYPFFLAQLTTFGYVAVYFSILYSRYRAGVVTRDMLGLPKSRFVAIGLLEALGVASGMSAGAMLPGPAIPILSQSFLVWQLIFSALLLGRAYSARQIIGCLLVTSGVILAVASGANEGQFLSEVQLIWPALMITSSAFQAGASILKEDVFIEGAKRLKGKRPDIFVVNSFGSGFQALFVFLLLPFLSNLRGIKFAELPGYLNGGAECFLNVGESLIDCGGAPFLPLLFIVVNMAFNISLLNLVKMSSAVVASLTSTSAVPISIYILSLPLPYIPHGAELGTSFIIGAVVLLMGLILYNLPQSSSKQLKAD, from the exons ATggactcctcgccggcggccgccgccgcggcgtcggcggcagtGGTGGCTCTGGCCGTCGCCAACCGCGTGCTGTACAAGCTCGCGCTCGTGCCGCTCAAGGCGTACCCTTTCTTCCTCGCCCAGCTCACCACCTTCGG GTACGTCGCCGTGTACTTCTCGATACTCTACTCCAGGTACCGCGCGGGGGTGGTGACCCGGGACATGCTTGGGCTCCCCAAGAGCCGCTTCGTTGCCATCGGGTTGCTGGAGGCGCTCGGAGTCGCTTCGGGCATGTCCGCGGGAG CCATGCTGCCTGGACCTGCTATCCCTATACTGTCCCAG TCATTCCTGGTGTGGCAGCTTATCTTCTCTGCCCTGCTCTTGGGAAGGGCGTACTCTGCAAGACAAATAATTGGTTGCCTCCTAGTAACGTCTGGTGTGATTCTTGCTGTTGCAAG TGGAGCGAACGAGGGCCAATTTCTGTCTGAAGTTCAGTTAATTTGGCCCGCACTGATGATCACTTCATCAGCATTTCAAGCTGGTGCTTCTATTTTGAAG GAAGATGTTTTCATTGAAGGTGCAAAACGTCTTAAG GGGAAGCGTCCAGACATTTTTGTGGTCAATTCATTTGGATCTGGATTCCAG GCCCtttttgtctttcttcttcttccatttcTTTCTAACTTGAGGGGAATCAAGTTTGCTGAGCTTCCTGGTTACCTAAACGGTGGTGCCGAATGCTTCTTAAATGTTGGGGAAAGTCTGATTG ATTGTGGAGGAGCACCATTCCTGCCTTTGCTGTTTATAGTGGTGAATATGGCATTCAATATCTCACTCCTCaatttggtgaagatgtcatcTGCCGTTGTTGCTTCCCTTACATCAACTTCAGCAG TGCCAATATCAATCTACATCCTTTCGCTTCCTTTGCCCTACATCCCTCATGGCGCAGAGCTAGGCACGTCTTTCATCATTGGTGCTGTGGTGTTGCTGATGGGTCTGATTCTGTATAACCTCCCACAATCGTCGTCGAAACAATTGAAGGCTGACTGA